A single window of Vibrio sp. SCSIO 43137 DNA harbors:
- a CDS encoding ABC transporter permease, with protein MAATKSSKRGFHLITTVIVLLIVWQLIVTLLELPAFILPSPAAVLSKLYQRYDVLLAHTLVTAKEILLGLALGLTCGLFFALQMLLFKPVKRWLLPLLIASQAIPVFAIAPVLMLWLGYGIASKVVMAALIIFFPVTTCCYDGLRSTPSGYLDLARTMSASKWQQLRYIRLPAALPALASGIRVAVVVAPIGAVVGEWVGSSEGLGYLMLQANARMMIDEMFAALLLLASFSIALYFFTDRLLKRAIPWQL; from the coding sequence CTGGCTGCTACTAAAAGCAGTAAGCGCGGATTTCATCTGATAACAACCGTAATAGTGTTACTTATTGTCTGGCAGTTAATTGTCACGTTGCTTGAGCTGCCTGCTTTTATTCTGCCCTCTCCGGCAGCCGTGCTTAGCAAGCTATACCAGAGATACGACGTTTTGCTGGCACATACACTGGTGACAGCAAAAGAGATACTGCTTGGTTTAGCTCTCGGGCTAACTTGCGGGCTGTTTTTTGCCTTACAGATGTTGCTGTTTAAGCCGGTAAAACGCTGGTTGCTTCCGCTGCTGATTGCCAGTCAGGCCATCCCTGTATTTGCCATTGCACCGGTACTGATGCTCTGGCTCGGCTACGGTATCGCCTCAAAAGTAGTAATGGCGGCTTTAATCATCTTCTTTCCCGTGACCACCTGCTGCTACGACGGTTTACGCTCTACGCCGTCCGGCTATCTGGATCTGGCCAGAACCATGTCCGCCTCTAAGTGGCAACAACTGCGCTATATCAGGTTACCAGCCGCACTGCCTGCTCTCGCATCCGGTATCCGGGTTGCTGTGGTGGTTGCTCCTATAGGTGCGGTAGTCGGCGAGTGGGTCGGTTCCAGTGAAGGTCTGGGATACCTGATGTTACAAGCCAACGCCCGCATGATGATTGATGAGATGTTTGCCGCACTGCTGCTGTTGGCCAGCTTCTCTATCGCCCTCTATTTTTTCACCGATCGATTACTTAAAAGAGCTATCCCATGGCAGCTCTGA
- the treR gene encoding trehalose operon repressor TreR, translating into MDKKLTIHDIARLAGVGKSTVSRVLTNDPKVKPETREKVEKVISESGYVPSKSAQSMRGGSQKVIGVIISRLDSPSENRAVSSILDCLYSAGYDVVIMESQFNADKTNEHLNVLKKRNVDGVIVFGFTGCDTESLLSWKDRMVVIAMPMQGVSSINYDNAGVIEKSLNHLRQKEINRIAYIGVDPQDKTTGEARLNAYLAWCKVNQVEANYQTGQLSHESGYALVEKVLSTDVQAIACASDTLALGVIKRLQELGREDVLVTGVGGNSMLSFLFPNTYSVDPGYQQAGYTAANLLIKQLSGESEEQHLTQQPVS; encoded by the coding sequence ATGGATAAGAAACTCACCATTCATGATATAGCAAGGCTGGCCGGGGTCGGGAAGTCGACGGTGTCCAGGGTGCTGACTAATGACCCTAAGGTAAAACCTGAAACCCGTGAAAAGGTAGAGAAGGTGATTAGTGAGTCGGGCTATGTGCCTTCTAAATCTGCCCAGTCTATGCGTGGCGGCAGTCAGAAGGTGATTGGTGTGATTATCTCCCGTCTTGATTCGCCTTCAGAAAACCGTGCCGTCAGCAGTATTCTCGATTGCCTCTATTCTGCCGGTTATGATGTGGTGATTATGGAGAGCCAGTTCAACGCTGACAAAACCAATGAGCACCTGAATGTCCTGAAAAAACGCAATGTTGATGGCGTGATAGTGTTCGGTTTTACCGGCTGTGATACGGAAAGTTTGCTGAGCTGGAAAGACCGTATGGTGGTGATTGCCATGCCGATGCAGGGGGTCTCGTCCATTAACTATGATAACGCCGGTGTTATCGAAAAATCTTTAAACCATCTCCGTCAGAAAGAGATTAATCGTATCGCCTATATTGGTGTTGACCCTCAGGATAAAACCACGGGCGAGGCTCGTCTGAATGCTTATCTGGCCTGGTGTAAAGTCAATCAGGTAGAAGCCAATTATCAGACCGGCCAGTTAAGTCATGAAAGCGGCTATGCCCTTGTTGAAAAGGTACTTAGTACTGATGTTCAGGCTATTGCCTGTGCCAGTGACACACTCGCTCTAGGTGTCATTAAGCGCCTGCAGGAGTTAGGGCGTGAAGATGTACTTGTAACTGGTGTCGGTGGTAATTCAATGCTCTCTTTCCTGTTCCCCAACACTTACAGTGTTGATCCCGGTTACCAGCAGGCGGGCTATACCGCGGCTAACTTGTTGATTAAGCAGCTGTCCGGCGAATCTGAAGAGCAGCATTTAACCCAGCAACCAGTCAGTTAA
- a CDS encoding ABC transporter ATP-binding protein, whose amino-acid sequence MINPVQIDIRRAELSYADSQYPVFSKLDMQIFQGQWNCILGRSGCGKSSLLRYLAGLLSDKVNFCGDVIWHSENSSQVAYMAQQDLLMPWLSVIDNVCLSLIFTTPDDAQLAKQKALSLIDAVGLSEHAEKLPHQLSGGMRQRAALARTLMQDKPVILMDEPFSALDAVTRYKLQNLSARLLKNKTVILITHDPQEALRLGNHIYIMTGQPASAVKLPSPQGAIPRNMDASLAVAQQEIIQTLEKDYV is encoded by the coding sequence ATGATCAATCCTGTGCAGATTGATATCCGCCGGGCAGAACTAAGCTATGCCGACAGCCAATATCCGGTATTCAGCAAACTGGATATGCAGATCTTTCAGGGGCAATGGAACTGTATTCTGGGCAGAAGTGGCTGTGGCAAGTCCAGCCTGCTGCGATATCTGGCCGGACTGTTATCTGACAAAGTGAACTTCTGCGGTGATGTTATCTGGCATTCGGAAAACAGCAGCCAGGTTGCTTATATGGCGCAGCAGGATTTGCTGATGCCGTGGCTGTCGGTGATAGATAATGTCTGCCTTAGCCTGATATTCACTACACCTGACGATGCTCAACTAGCGAAGCAAAAAGCCCTGTCACTGATTGACGCTGTTGGCCTGTCAGAGCACGCAGAAAAACTTCCTCATCAACTCTCCGGCGGAATGCGACAGAGGGCAGCTTTGGCAAGAACCCTGATGCAGGATAAGCCTGTTATTCTGATGGATGAGCCCTTCTCAGCATTAGATGCAGTGACACGCTATAAGCTGCAAAACCTCTCTGCACGCCTGCTGAAAAATAAGACAGTAATCCTGATCACCCATGATCCACAGGAAGCACTCAGGCTCGGTAACCATATCTATATTATGACCGGCCAGCCGGCCAGCGCAGTTAAGCTCCCTTCACCTCAGGGCGCTATCCCGCGAAATATGGATGCCTCTCTTGCTGTTGCGCAGCAGGAGATTATTCAGACGCTGGAGAAAGACTATGTCTGA
- the treB gene encoding PTS trehalose transporter subunit IIBC, with translation MSKIAKQDIARLIELVGGKDNIASVSHCLTRLRFVLNDTDAADVKALEKLSLVKGCFTNAGQFQVVIGTEVDEVYKLLIEMAEKKSASKDEAKQAARQNMNILERGISHLAEIFVPLLPAIITGGLILGFRNVIGDIRMFDGQTLTQISQFWATVHSFLWLIGEAIFFFLPVGVCWSTVKKLGGTPILGITLGVTLVSPQLMNAYMIGKQVPEAWDFGLFVIEKVGYQAQVIPAMLAGVALAFIETNLKRIVPSYLYLVVVPFVSIIVSVVLAHALIGPFGRVIGDGVAFAAKAAMTGEFAILGAMVFGFFYAPLVITGVHHTTNAVDLQLMQELGGTPIWPLIALSNIAQASAVVGIIIISRKEGERDISVPAAISAYLGVTEPAMYGINLKYKFPMLSAMVGSAVAAAICGSAGVMANGIGVGGLPGILSIQPQYWTIFAIAMLVAILLPAALTLFFYKRAQMKGELTVANA, from the coding sequence ATGAGTAAGATTGCAAAACAAGACATTGCACGTCTTATTGAGCTGGTCGGTGGAAAAGATAATATCGCTAGTGTCAGTCACTGTCTGACACGTCTGCGTTTTGTTCTGAACGATACTGATGCAGCTGATGTTAAAGCGTTAGAAAAACTGAGCTTAGTAAAAGGTTGCTTTACTAATGCCGGTCAGTTTCAGGTAGTAATCGGTACAGAAGTAGATGAAGTTTATAAACTTCTTATCGAAATGGCAGAGAAAAAATCTGCTTCAAAAGATGAAGCAAAACAAGCTGCCCGTCAGAACATGAACATTCTGGAAAGAGGCATCTCCCATTTAGCCGAAATTTTTGTTCCTCTTCTTCCTGCCATCATTACCGGTGGTCTGATCCTCGGTTTCCGTAACGTTATCGGCGATATCAGAATGTTTGACGGCCAGACACTGACTCAAATCAGTCAGTTCTGGGCAACAGTTCACTCCTTCCTGTGGCTGATCGGTGAAGCGATCTTCTTCTTCCTGCCGGTGGGTGTTTGCTGGTCTACGGTTAAGAAACTTGGCGGTACGCCGATTCTGGGTATCACGCTAGGTGTCACTCTGGTTTCTCCTCAGCTGATGAACGCTTATATGATTGGTAAACAGGTTCCTGAAGCGTGGGACTTCGGCCTGTTTGTCATTGAGAAAGTGGGTTATCAGGCTCAGGTTATTCCGGCTATGTTAGCGGGTGTTGCGTTGGCATTTATTGAAACCAACCTGAAGCGTATTGTACCTTCTTACCTGTATCTGGTTGTTGTACCTTTCGTTTCTATCATTGTTTCCGTTGTTCTTGCCCACGCACTGATTGGTCCTTTCGGCCGTGTAATCGGTGATGGCGTTGCATTCGCTGCTAAAGCGGCAATGACAGGTGAGTTCGCTATTCTTGGTGCTATGGTGTTTGGTTTCTTCTACGCTCCTCTGGTTATTACCGGTGTTCACCACACAACTAACGCCGTTGACCTTCAGCTTATGCAGGAACTGGGTGGTACACCAATCTGGCCTCTGATTGCTCTGTCAAACATTGCTCAGGCATCAGCTGTCGTTGGTATCATCATCATTAGCCGTAAAGAAGGCGAGCGCGACATCTCTGTTCCGGCTGCTATCTCAGCTTACCTTGGTGTAACAGAGCCTGCTATGTACGGTATTAACCTCAAGTATAAGTTCCCTATGCTAAGCGCTATGGTTGGTTCAGCTGTTGCCGCAGCAATTTGTGGTAGTGCCGGTGTTATGGCCAATGGTATCGGTGTAGGTGGTCTGCCGGGTATCCTGTCTATTCAGCCACAGTACTGGACTATCTTTGCTATCGCTATGCTGGTTGCCATTCTGCTACCTGCTGCGCTGACACTGTTCTTCTACAAGCGTGCGCAGATGAAGGGCGAGCTGACAGTAGCTAACGCTTAA
- the metN gene encoding methionine ABC transporter ATP-binding protein MetN produces MIEINKVNKVFYQGDKAINALKEINLTIPQGQIFGVIGSSGAGKSTLIRCVNMLEAPTSGQVIVDGVDLTTLSQSELCQARRNIGMIFQHFNLLSSRTVFDNVALPLELAGQAKQAIEQKVTELLSLVGLADKKESYPANLSGGQKQRVAIARALASDPKVLLCDEATSALDPATTQSILQLLKEINRKLNITILLITHEMDVVKSICHQVAIIGNGELVEKGTVGEIFAHPKTELAHQFIRSTLDLSIPEDYRERLQQERSEGSYPLVRLEFTGETVDAPLVSQISRKFNIDISILSSDLDYAGGVKFGMMVAELFGSEKDDQAAIDFLKQHKVKVEVLGYVH; encoded by the coding sequence ATGATTGAGATCAACAAAGTTAACAAGGTTTTCTATCAGGGCGACAAAGCGATAAATGCTCTGAAAGAGATCAACCTGACCATTCCACAGGGACAGATCTTTGGTGTTATCGGTTCATCCGGTGCAGGCAAGAGCACTCTGATCCGCTGTGTGAACATGCTGGAAGCGCCAACTTCCGGTCAGGTTATAGTTGATGGTGTTGATCTGACCACTCTGTCTCAATCAGAGCTTTGTCAGGCCAGACGCAATATCGGCATGATTTTTCAGCACTTCAACCTGCTTTCATCCCGTACGGTTTTTGACAACGTCGCCCTGCCCCTTGAATTAGCAGGTCAGGCAAAACAAGCCATTGAACAAAAAGTTACTGAACTTCTCTCTCTGGTTGGTCTGGCGGACAAGAAAGAGAGCTATCCGGCAAACCTGAGTGGCGGCCAGAAACAGCGAGTCGCTATTGCAAGGGCTCTTGCTTCAGATCCTAAAGTACTGCTTTGTGATGAAGCCACCAGCGCCCTCGACCCGGCAACAACTCAGTCAATTCTGCAGCTGCTGAAAGAGATCAACCGCAAACTGAACATCACAATCTTACTTATCACCCACGAAATGGATGTGGTGAAAAGCATTTGTCATCAGGTTGCCATTATCGGTAACGGTGAACTGGTTGAGAAAGGCACGGTCGGTGAAATTTTTGCCCACCCTAAAACAGAGCTGGCTCATCAATTTATCCGCTCAACTCTGGATCTCTCCATTCCGGAAGACTACAGAGAGCGGCTACAACAAGAAAGGAGTGAAGGAAGCTACCCTCTTGTACGCCTTGAGTTTACCGGCGAAACCGTGGACGCCCCTCTGGTCAGCCAGATTTCCAGAAAATTCAATATCGATATCAGCATACTGAGCTCTGATCTCGATTACGCCGGCGGAGTTAAGTTCGGCATGATGGTGGCAGAACTGTTTGGTAGTGAAAAAGACGATCAGGCAGCAATCGACTTCCTTAAGCAGCACAAAGTTAAAGTAGAGGTACTGGGTTATGTCCATTAA
- the gmhB gene encoding D-glycero-beta-D-manno-heptose 1,7-bisphosphate 7-phosphatase, producing the protein MNKPAVFLDRDGVINVDHGYVHDEHDFEFIEGVFEATKKLKEMGYLLVLVTNQSGVARGMFSEERFLSLTEWMDWNFIDNGVEFDGIYYCLHHAEHGIGEYKQECNCRKPKPGMFISARDFLKIDMQNSVMVGDKAEDMMAAEAAGVGTKILVRTGKPVTEKGEQLATTVLNSIADVPDYIAASR; encoded by the coding sequence TTGAACAAACCTGCTGTATTTTTAGATCGTGATGGTGTTATTAATGTCGATCACGGTTATGTCCATGATGAGCACGACTTCGAATTTATTGAGGGCGTATTTGAAGCGACCAAAAAACTGAAGGAAATGGGCTATCTGTTGGTGTTGGTTACTAACCAGTCTGGTGTCGCCAGAGGCATGTTTAGTGAAGAACGCTTTCTTTCTCTTACTGAGTGGATGGACTGGAACTTTATCGATAACGGCGTAGAGTTTGACGGAATTTACTACTGCCTGCATCACGCTGAACACGGTATTGGTGAGTATAAGCAGGAGTGTAACTGCCGTAAGCCTAAACCGGGAATGTTTATCTCTGCCCGAGATTTCCTGAAAATTGATATGCAAAACTCAGTGATGGTCGGCGATAAGGCAGAAGATATGATGGCTGCTGAAGCGGCCGGAGTCGGTACTAAAATTCTGGTCAGAACAGGCAAACCGGTAACGGAGAAGGGTGAACAGCTGGCGACTACTGTGCTAAACAGTATTGCTGATGTACCTGATTATATTGCCGCAAGTCGTTAA
- a CDS encoding MetQ/NlpA family lipoprotein — MKFSLKKLLAVTTAASALILAGCGEKQADTSKIKVGVMAGAEAQVAEIAAKVAKEKYNLDVELVTFTDYVTPNAALDDGSVDINAFQHKPYLDQQIVDRGYKLSIAGNSFVYPIAGYSKQVKSVDEIANDARISVPNDPTNLGRALLLLEQQGLIKLRDNVGLQGTVRDIVENPKNITIVELDAAQLPRSLDDVALSIINTTYASSIDLTPQKDGIFVEDKESPYVNLIVAREENVNAENVQNFVKAYQTEDVYNAASDIFKGGVVKGW, encoded by the coding sequence ATGAAATTTAGCCTTAAGAAACTACTGGCCGTAACCACCGCCGCTTCCGCCCTTATCCTTGCCGGTTGCGGAGAGAAACAAGCTGACACAAGTAAAATCAAAGTAGGTGTCATGGCTGGTGCCGAAGCACAGGTTGCTGAGATTGCCGCTAAAGTAGCAAAAGAGAAGTACAACCTGGATGTTGAGCTGGTGACTTTCACAGACTATGTTACACCGAATGCTGCACTGGATGATGGCTCAGTTGATATCAACGCATTCCAGCACAAGCCATACCTTGATCAGCAAATTGTTGACCGTGGCTACAAGCTGTCAATCGCAGGTAACTCTTTTGTCTATCCGATTGCCGGTTACTCTAAGCAGGTTAAATCTGTTGATGAAATCGCTAACGACGCACGTATCTCAGTACCAAATGATCCGACAAACCTTGGCCGTGCTCTTTTGCTTCTTGAGCAACAAGGTCTGATTAAGCTACGTGACAATGTCGGCCTGCAGGGTACCGTTCGTGATATCGTAGAAAACCCGAAAAACATCACTATTGTTGAACTGGATGCCGCTCAGCTTCCACGTTCTCTTGACGACGTGGCTCTGTCTATCATCAACACAACTTACGCAAGCAGCATTGACCTGACTCCTCAGAAAGACGGTATCTTTGTTGAAGATAAAGAGTCTCCGTATGTAAACCTGATCGTTGCCCGCGAAGAGAATGTTAATGCTGAAAACGTACAGAATTTTGTTAAGGCATACCAGACTGAAGATGTTTATAACGCGGCATCTGACATCTTTAAAGGCGGCGTAGTTAAAGGCTGGTAA
- the thiD gene encoding bifunctional hydroxymethylpyrimidine kinase/phosphomethylpyrimidine kinase: protein MTANHSTPIVLTIAGSDSGGGAGIQADIKAISATGSYACSVITALTAQNTLGVDGIYPVDADFVSQQLDSVFSDLAISAVKVGMLADSEVICAVAAKLRQYQPQHLVLDPVMVATSGDLLLQQSAIETLKSELLPLASVITPNLPEAAALTGSPLPQTEAEMRTLTDKLRELDTRSVLLKGGHLENESDSTDLLIQANTVSRLSQKRINTQNTHGTGCTLSSAIASYLAQGQSLQQAVQSGKEYISQAIAHADQLNIGQGHGPVHHFFASQNNG from the coding sequence ATGACAGCGAATCACTCCACACCCATTGTTCTCACAATTGCAGGCTCTGACAGCGGCGGCGGTGCCGGTATTCAGGCCGATATTAAAGCCATTTCAGCCACCGGAAGTTATGCCTGTTCTGTTATTACTGCTCTGACAGCGCAAAATACCCTTGGAGTAGACGGCATTTATCCCGTTGATGCAGACTTTGTCTCTCAGCAATTAGATTCGGTTTTTTCCGATCTGGCAATCTCTGCTGTCAAAGTAGGTATGCTGGCTGATTCTGAAGTAATCTGCGCAGTGGCAGCAAAGCTAAGACAGTACCAGCCACAACATCTGGTGCTAGACCCTGTTATGGTGGCCACCAGCGGAGATCTACTTCTTCAGCAATCGGCTATTGAAACTCTTAAGTCAGAACTATTACCACTGGCATCAGTGATTACCCCTAACCTTCCCGAAGCAGCAGCACTTACCGGTTCGCCCCTGCCTCAGACAGAAGCAGAAATGAGAACTCTGACGGACAAACTCAGAGAACTTGATACCCGCTCAGTCCTGCTAAAAGGTGGCCACCTTGAGAACGAATCAGATAGTACAGATCTACTGATACAAGCCAATACAGTTAGCCGCCTTAGCCAAAAACGAATAAACACCCAAAACACTCATGGCACCGGTTGTACCCTTTCGTCGGCTATCGCCAGTTACCTGGCACAAGGCCAGTCACTGCAACAGGCCGTTCAGTCAGGTAAAGAGTACATATCACAGGCCATAGCCCACGCCGACCAACTCAATATCGGCCAGGGTCACGGGCCGGTACATCACTTTTTTGCCAGCCAGAACAATGGATAG
- a CDS encoding methionine ABC transporter permease, which yields MSINTITEWLSLNSKLLLGATGETLYMVAVSGLVGFAIGIPLGVILHISKKGGLAENPKLNASLGAIVNVGRSVPFLVLMVAIIPVTKLLVGTFIGTTAAIVPLTIGAIPFVARLIEGALLEVPSGLVEAAQSMGATPTQIITKVLLPEALPTIVNSVTITLVTLVSYSAMAGTVGGGGLGDVAIRYGFHRYDVVIMAVTVVMLIILVQIIQSLGDAVVRRVDHR from the coding sequence ATGTCCATTAATACAATCACTGAATGGCTGAGCCTGAACAGCAAACTTCTTTTGGGCGCGACAGGAGAAACCCTCTATATGGTAGCGGTTTCCGGTCTGGTTGGCTTTGCCATTGGTATTCCTCTTGGCGTGATTCTGCATATCAGCAAAAAAGGTGGTCTTGCGGAAAACCCTAAGCTGAACGCTTCTCTGGGTGCCATTGTCAATGTCGGCCGCTCTGTACCATTTCTGGTTCTTATGGTTGCCATTATTCCGGTAACTAAGCTGTTGGTGGGTACTTTTATCGGCACAACTGCCGCCATTGTTCCCCTCACTATCGGTGCGATTCCTTTTGTAGCCCGCCTGATTGAAGGCGCATTACTGGAAGTTCCGTCTGGTCTTGTAGAGGCAGCGCAGTCTATGGGAGCAACGCCAACTCAGATTATTACCAAGGTATTACTGCCGGAAGCACTACCAACCATAGTGAACTCGGTAACTATCACGCTAGTAACCCTTGTCAGCTATTCCGCTATGGCCGGTACCGTTGGTGGTGGTGGTCTGGGAGACGTTGCTATCCGCTATGGCTTCCACCGTTATGACGTGGTGATTATGGCCGTCACCGTGGTGATGCTTATTATTTTAGTTCAAATTATTCAATCACTTGGCGATGCCGTTGTTCGCCGGGTAGACCACAGATAA
- the treC gene encoding alpha,alpha-phosphotrehalase, whose amino-acid sequence MSDIDQAWWKTATIYQIYPKSFCDSGSKGTGDIRGIISKLDYLKLLGIEAIWLTPVYESPMIDNGYDISDYYAINPDFGTMDDFDELLAAAHQKGIRIIMDIVVNHTSTEHKWFKDALGNSNSPYRDYYIWKDPIDGQAPNNWQSKFGGNAWKLDEKTGQYYLHLFAEEQADLNWENPEVREEVKQIISFWAEKGVDGFRLDVINLISKQQHFNSDDIGDGRRFYTDGPRVHEYLREISEAVFQKYGSVTVGEMSSTTLEHCQKYSALDNSELSMVFNFYHLKVDYTNGDKWTKAPFDFLQLKQIFNHWQTGLNGVGWGALFWCNHDQPRVVSRLGDDKNYRVESAKMLGASVHMMQGTPYIYQGEEIGMTNPGYTDISQYQDVESTNMYDIMVNQQGVSREEMLEILAQKSRDNSRAPMQWNSETNAGFTKGKPWLEVAGNYDQVNAAFAVDDPDSVFYFYQKLIELRKQIPVITTGDYQDLMPQHPQLFCYSRSDKNQTLICINNYYGETVTAELPEHLDMTNARCLLSNYPVESCSEHKLELKPYESRILLIEA is encoded by the coding sequence ATGAGTGATATTGATCAGGCATGGTGGAAAACGGCGACCATCTATCAGATCTATCCAAAGAGCTTTTGTGATAGCGGCAGTAAGGGAACAGGCGATATTCGCGGTATTATTTCCAAGCTGGACTATCTTAAGCTGTTGGGTATAGAGGCTATCTGGCTGACTCCGGTTTATGAGTCACCTATGATAGACAATGGTTACGATATTTCTGACTACTACGCAATTAATCCTGATTTTGGCACCATGGACGATTTTGATGAACTGCTGGCAGCAGCACATCAGAAGGGTATCCGTATCATTATGGATATCGTAGTAAACCACACTTCAACAGAACATAAGTGGTTTAAAGATGCTTTAGGTAACAGTAACAGCCCTTACCGGGACTACTATATCTGGAAAGATCCTATCGACGGACAGGCGCCGAATAACTGGCAGTCTAAATTTGGCGGAAACGCGTGGAAACTGGATGAGAAAACAGGCCAATATTATCTTCACCTGTTTGCTGAAGAGCAGGCAGACCTTAACTGGGAAAACCCTGAAGTTCGCGAAGAAGTAAAACAGATTATCAGTTTCTGGGCTGAGAAAGGCGTTGATGGTTTCCGTCTGGATGTGATTAACCTAATCTCCAAGCAGCAGCACTTTAACAGTGACGACATTGGTGACGGACGTCGTTTTTATACAGACGGCCCGCGGGTACACGAGTATCTTCGGGAGATCAGCGAAGCGGTTTTCCAGAAGTATGGTTCGGTCACTGTGGGTGAGATGTCTTCTACAACACTAGAACATTGTCAGAAGTACTCTGCGCTGGATAACAGCGAGCTCTCTATGGTATTTAACTTCTACCATCTGAAGGTGGATTACACTAACGGAGATAAATGGACCAAAGCACCATTTGACTTCCTGCAGCTAAAACAGATTTTTAATCACTGGCAGACAGGCCTGAACGGCGTGGGCTGGGGAGCACTGTTCTGGTGTAACCATGATCAGCCGCGGGTGGTAAGCCGGTTGGGTGATGACAAAAACTACAGAGTTGAGTCAGCGAAAATGCTTGGGGCGTCAGTACATATGATGCAGGGCACGCCATATATCTATCAGGGTGAAGAGATAGGTATGACCAACCCGGGGTACACTGATATCAGCCAGTATCAGGATGTTGAAAGTACCAATATGTACGACATTATGGTCAATCAGCAGGGCGTAAGCCGTGAAGAGATGCTGGAGATTCTGGCGCAGAAGTCGCGCGATAACTCGCGTGCACCTATGCAGTGGAACAGTGAGACCAATGCTGGATTTACTAAGGGTAAACCGTGGTTAGAAGTCGCGGGCAATTATGATCAGGTAAACGCAGCTTTTGCCGTTGATGATCCCGATTCTGTGTTCTATTTCTATCAGAAGCTGATTGAACTAAGAAAACAGATCCCGGTGATTACTACAGGCGATTATCAGGATTTAATGCCGCAACATCCACAGTTGTTCTGCTATTCCCGTAGTGATAAAAATCAGACCCTTATCTGTATAAACAACTACTACGGCGAGACAGTGACGGCAGAGCTCCCTGAGCATCTGGATATGACTAATGCGAGATGTCTGCTGAGCAACTACCCTGTGGAAAGCTGCTCAGAGCACAAGCTTGAGCTTAAACCTTATGAGAGCCGGATTCTGCTGATCGAGGCTTAA
- a CDS encoding amidohydrolase, which translates to MTYQPTSLQSFDAVQFRHQLHKHPELSECEFNTAETLVNQLKAFGLKPEKGIGGNGIVCVIDSGKEGETTLLRADFDALPIQEKAHHDHVSETDGVMHACGHDGHTSSMMLVAKHFAEHGIKLGKLILLFQPAEETGTGAAAMLRNPLLKELSIDSVFAYHNLPGEPLGRIVLKSGTFACASTGVAIEFQGKTSHAARPENGLSPANVMMETSAYLQSMPAHYPEAFSLVTLVHARLGEEAFGVAPGYAKVMATLRSDCNITFSKMKSDLQQMLAKLEMDSGISVTLKWDEPFNAAVNSAEHVAIVAEQAEKLGMDVKTLAEPIRWSEDFSEFLMKWPGALFCIGSGESHPQLHNPDYDFPDEVLEKASSLFIAIAESLHGSN; encoded by the coding sequence ATGACCTACCAACCTACAAGCCTGCAATCATTTGATGCTGTTCAATTTCGTCATCAGCTACATAAACATCCGGAATTGTCTGAATGCGAGTTCAATACCGCTGAAACCCTTGTCAACCAGCTTAAAGCGTTTGGTCTGAAGCCGGAGAAAGGCATTGGAGGTAATGGTATCGTCTGTGTGATAGACAGTGGTAAAGAGGGGGAAACTACCCTGCTCAGAGCCGATTTCGACGCCCTGCCGATACAGGAAAAAGCACACCATGACCATGTTTCAGAAACTGACGGCGTAATGCATGCCTGTGGCCATGACGGGCATACCAGCTCAATGATGCTGGTCGCTAAACACTTTGCTGAGCATGGTATTAAACTGGGCAAACTTATCCTGCTTTTTCAGCCGGCGGAAGAGACAGGCACAGGTGCTGCCGCCATGCTGCGTAACCCTCTGCTAAAAGAGCTCTCCATCGATTCTGTATTTGCCTACCATAACCTTCCCGGCGAACCACTTGGCAGAATAGTGCTTAAGTCCGGCACTTTTGCCTGCGCCTCAACCGGTGTCGCCATTGAGTTTCAAGGCAAAACCTCTCATGCCGCCCGCCCCGAAAACGGCCTGAGTCCGGCAAATGTTATGATGGAAACCTCGGCTTACCTGCAGTCAATGCCGGCACACTACCCTGAAGCCTTCAGTCTGGTCACCCTTGTTCACGCAAGACTGGGCGAAGAAGCCTTTGGGGTTGCTCCCGGCTACGCTAAGGTAATGGCTACATTAAGAAGCGACTGCAATATAACGTTTAGCAAGATGAAGAGTGATCTGCAGCAGATGCTGGCTAAACTGGAGATGGATAGCGGAATTTCCGTCACTCTTAAATGGGATGAACCTTTTAATGCGGCGGTAAACTCAGCTGAACATGTGGCTATCGTCGCTGAACAGGCGGAAAAACTAGGAATGGACGTAAAAACACTGGCAGAGCCGATACGTTGGTCAGAGGATTTTTCTGAATTTCTGATGAAATGGCCCGGCGCACTGTTTTGTATCGGTAGCGGAGAGTCTCACCCGCAACTACACAACCCGGACTATGACTTCCCTGATGAGGTTCTGGAAAAGGCAAGCTCTCTGTTTATCGCAATAGCAGAGAGCCTGCACGGTAGCAATTAA